A genomic region of Enterococcus sp. 12C11_DIV0727 contains the following coding sequences:
- a CDS encoding T7SS effector LXG polymorphic toxin → MPKIDYSEWTELSSEITMQRLKIVSQFKSFNQAQQQFKGAKELSGTGWDSSIDYFDGYTTMSDAIFNALYEVDDVTTEYVSAFTSEVGAAENQLDTDHLERLKSELRSLQAENDILMEAAAKAFENVPFINKFFMERSMLGKAKEIEILEKYQTFEAAHGSDFSEVQTVISSIEQGLAVLGNAGNFIGGVNGYKKMSWKDQDWFKTIQAFNEKNKEDRYEIVVIHEDHDGKQFAIYKNGKLDEGRTLDYNKLLAKQDWEMLKKLGPETIKMLLNLDDVEVLLDDGSSTGQK, encoded by the coding sequence ATGCCGAAAATTGATTATAGTGAATGGACTGAACTATCAAGTGAAATCACAATGCAACGCTTAAAAATCGTCAGCCAGTTTAAATCATTCAACCAAGCTCAGCAACAATTTAAAGGAGCGAAAGAATTATCTGGGACAGGTTGGGATTCTTCTATAGATTATTTTGACGGTTATACGACGATGTCAGATGCGATCTTTAACGCACTCTATGAAGTCGATGATGTAACAACTGAATATGTCTCGGCTTTTACATCTGAAGTCGGTGCCGCTGAAAATCAGTTGGATACAGACCATTTAGAACGATTAAAATCAGAATTAAGAAGCCTACAAGCTGAGAATGATATCTTGATGGAAGCAGCAGCGAAAGCGTTTGAAAATGTCCCATTTATCAATAAGTTTTTCATGGAACGAAGCATGCTTGGAAAAGCCAAAGAAATCGAGATTTTAGAAAAGTATCAAACCTTTGAAGCCGCACACGGAAGTGATTTTTCAGAGGTTCAAACAGTGATTTCTTCGATTGAACAAGGCTTAGCAGTCCTGGGAAACGCAGGCAATTTTATTGGCGGTGTCAATGGCTATAAGAAAATGTCATGGAAAGACCAAGACTGGTTTAAAACCATTCAAGCATTTAATGAGAAGAATAAAGAAGACCGCTATGAGATCGTTGTGATTCATGAAGATCATGATGGAAAACAGTTTGCGATTTATAAAAATGGAAAACTGGATGAAGGACGAACACTTGACTATAATAAGTTGTTAGCGAAACAAGATTGGGAAATGTTGAAGAAACTTGGACCTGAGACAATCAAGATGTTGCTTAATTTAGATGATGTGGAAGTTTTGTTGGATGATGGATCAAGTACTGGGCAAAAGTGA